The Toxorhynchites rutilus septentrionalis strain SRP chromosome 3, ASM2978413v1, whole genome shotgun sequence genome includes a region encoding these proteins:
- the LOC129780007 gene encoding transmembrane inner ear expressed protein translates to MSHDAEAIFEQETSLGMRVWHLLFLVCGSVLGVVIMFCCCVRFRIPRTKQEIEADYQRKKLTRKFRERLDCMHNAEIDEMDLLKALDRVRQECLAEKQKNDGKEANENSNNQATNDICKCV, encoded by the exons ATGAGTCACGACGCCGAGGCTATTTTCGAGCAAGAAACCAGCCTGGGAATGCGGGTTTGGCATCTATTGTTTCTCGTGTGCGGTTCAGTGTTGGGTGTAGTGATTATGTTCTGCTGTTGTGTACGATTCCGGATTCCACGTACCAAACAGGAAATCGAAGCGGATTACCAGAGGAAGAAATTAACCCGAAAATTTCGCGAGCGGTTGGATTGTATGCATAACGCCGAAATTGATGAGATGGATTTACTTAAAG CGCTCGACCGCGTGCGCCAGGAGTGTCTAGCAGAGAAGCAGAAAAACGACGGAAAAGAGGCTaatgaaaactccaataatcAAGCCACCAATGATATTTGCAAGTGTGTCTAA
- the LOC129778680 gene encoding probable actin-related protein 2/3 complex subunit 2 translates to MILLEINNRIVEETLTVKYKNAIAGNKAESIDVTVADFDGVLFHISNINGDKTKVRISISLKFYKQLQEHGADELLKREYGDLLITPEDGYNVSVLVDLEHIPENWEETVRKIGLLKRNCFASVFEKYFDFQSQGEGEGEGQKRAVINYRNDETMYVEAKSDRVTVVFSTIFRDEDDVVLGKVFMQELREGRRASHTAPQVLFSHREPPMELANTGARVGENIGYVTFVLFPRHTSKETRDNTINLIHMFRDYLHYHIKCSKAYIHSRMRAKTSEFLKVLNRARPEPKNTEKKTITGRTFIRKE, encoded by the exons CAACAAAGCTGAATCAATCGACGTTACTGTGGCCGATTTCGATGGCGTGCTGTTCCACATTTCCAACATCAACGGAGACAAAACTAAAGTGAGG ATTAGTATATCTTTGAAATTCTACAAACAGCTGCAAGAACACGGCGCAGACGAACTACTGAAGCGGGAATACGGAGATCTGCTCATCACTCCGGAGGATGGCTACAACGTTTCGGTACTGGTCGATCTGGAGCATATTCCCGAAAACTGGGAGGAGACAGTGCGGAAGATAGGGCTCCTAAAACGAAACTGTTTCGCTTCGGTGTTCGAGAAATATTTTGACTTCCAATCACAAGGCGAAGGTGAAGGAGAGGGACAGAAGCGGGCGGTGATCAATTACAGGAACGATGAGACGAT GTACGTCGAAGCGAAATCTGACCGAGTGACGGTAGTGTTCAGTACGATATTCCGAGACGAGGACGATGTGGTGTTAGGCAAAGTGTTTATGCAAGAGTTACGTGAAGGTAGAAGAGCATCACACACGGCACCACAAGTACTGTTCTCCCACAGGGAACCTCCGATGGAACTGGCGAACACTGGTGCTAGGGTCGGGGAAAACATAGGATACGTTACGTTTG TACTCTTTCCGAGGCACACCTCTAAAGAAACGCGTGATAATACAATTAATTTAATTCACATGTTCCGTGATTATTTGCATTATCATATTAAG TGTTCTAAAGCGTACATCCACTCGCGAATGAGGGCAAAGACGTCGGAATTCCTGAAAGTGCTCAACCGTGCTCGCCCTGAGCCGAAAAACACCGAAAAGAAGACCATAac TGGGCGAACTTTCATTAGGAAGGAATGA